One Nocardioides aromaticivorans genomic window carries:
- a CDS encoding isochorismate synthase, translating to MAQHPITPAALAARPLLFASGEQAYVAATILGTSQTPDGADPAWADEVVAGLGPGERALCALSFAAGAPGLAHRVVGAEHALQRPAHDGSVERAYQVTEFPTADEYARMVEAALAKIADGSLHKVVLGRCLDVVSDPPLVPAEIIDRLLTTRPGRYVFAVPLVPGSDDGQAPVDGPILVGASPELLVRREGLEISCTPLAGSVPRSSDPDEDARRAAGLQQSGKDLAEHAFVVEAIVHALKEVCVEIEYPATPELMSTDTVWHLATPIHARLADAADGPSALRLAQLLHPTPAVGGVPTAAANAVIADLEGDLRDWFAGCVGWVDGNGDGEFAITIRAAVMDGPRLRLFAGAGIVAGSDPASEVRETGAKLATMARVTGLP from the coding sequence ATGGCGCAGCATCCGATCACCCCGGCTGCGCTGGCAGCGCGACCGCTGCTCTTCGCCTCCGGCGAGCAGGCGTACGTCGCGGCCACCATCCTCGGCACCAGCCAGACCCCCGACGGCGCCGACCCCGCCTGGGCCGACGAGGTCGTGGCCGGGCTCGGGCCGGGGGAGCGCGCCCTGTGCGCCCTCTCGTTCGCCGCCGGGGCCCCCGGCCTCGCCCATCGCGTCGTCGGCGCCGAGCACGCCCTCCAGCGGCCCGCGCACGACGGCTCGGTCGAGCGCGCCTACCAGGTCACCGAGTTCCCGACCGCGGACGAGTACGCCCGCATGGTCGAGGCCGCCCTGGCGAAGATCGCCGACGGGTCGCTGCACAAGGTCGTCCTCGGCCGCTGCCTCGACGTGGTCAGCGACCCGCCGCTCGTGCCGGCCGAGATCATCGACCGGCTGCTGACCACGCGCCCGGGGCGCTACGTGTTCGCCGTGCCGCTCGTCCCCGGCAGCGACGACGGCCAGGCTCCCGTCGACGGCCCGATCCTGGTCGGGGCGAGCCCCGAGCTGCTGGTGCGCCGGGAGGGCCTCGAGATCTCCTGCACGCCACTGGCGGGCTCGGTCCCGCGCTCCAGCGACCCGGACGAGGACGCCCGGCGCGCGGCCGGCCTCCAGCAGTCCGGCAAGGACCTCGCCGAGCACGCCTTCGTGGTCGAGGCGATCGTGCACGCGCTCAAGGAGGTGTGCGTCGAGATCGAGTACCCCGCCACCCCCGAGCTGATGTCGACCGACACGGTCTGGCACCTGGCGACGCCGATCCACGCGCGGCTGGCCGACGCCGCCGACGGTCCCAGCGCGCTGCGGCTCGCCCAGCTGCTGCACCCCACGCCGGCGGTGGGCGGGGTGCCCACGGCGGCCGCGAACGCGGTCATCGCCGACCTGGAGGGTGACCTGCGGGACTGGTTCGCCGGTTGCGTCGGATGGGTCGACGGCAACGGCGACGGCGAGTTCGCGATCACCATCCGGGCCGCCGTCATGGACGGCCCCCGACTGCGCCTGTTCGCGGGCGCGGGCATCGTGGCCGGCTCCGACCCGGCGTCGGAGGTCCGTGAGACGGGTGCCAAGCTCGCCACGATGGCGCGCGTCACCGGCCTTCCCTGA
- the map gene encoding type I methionyl aminopeptidase: MLFDHRIEVKSPEQVRSMRAAGLVVGRTLARLREAVRPGVTTAELDALAEASIREQGGVPSFLGYGHPPFPASICASVNDEVVHGIPGPRVLEDGDIISIDCGAIVPDASGTGWHGDAAITVAVGPVPAEVERLMQVTEDALWQGLAAAQVGGRVGDISHAVESFVRAAGDYGIVDGYTGHGIGTEMHMDPDVPNEGRRGRGPRLRRGMALAVEPMITLGTHDSVVADDDWTVITADRSWAAHYEHTFALTDTGVWVLTAEDGGRERLVALGVPCGAED; this comes from the coding sequence GTGCTGTTCGACCACCGGATCGAGGTCAAGAGCCCCGAGCAGGTCCGCTCCATGCGGGCTGCGGGGCTCGTCGTCGGCCGCACCCTCGCGCGACTGCGTGAGGCCGTGCGCCCCGGCGTGACCACCGCCGAGCTGGACGCGCTCGCCGAGGCGAGCATCCGCGAGCAGGGCGGCGTACCGTCCTTCCTCGGCTACGGCCATCCGCCGTTCCCGGCGAGCATCTGCGCCTCGGTCAACGACGAGGTCGTGCACGGCATCCCCGGTCCGCGGGTGCTCGAGGACGGCGACATCATCTCGATCGACTGTGGTGCGATCGTCCCGGACGCCTCCGGGACGGGCTGGCACGGCGACGCGGCGATCACCGTCGCCGTGGGTCCGGTGCCGGCCGAGGTCGAGCGCCTGATGCAGGTCACCGAGGACGCCCTCTGGCAGGGGCTCGCGGCCGCCCAGGTCGGCGGGCGGGTCGGCGACATCTCCCACGCCGTCGAGTCCTTCGTCCGCGCGGCGGGCGACTACGGCATCGTCGACGGCTACACCGGCCACGGCATCGGCACCGAGATGCACATGGACCCCGACGTCCCGAACGAGGGCCGGCGGGGTCGTGGGCCGCGGCTCCGGCGCGGCATGGCCCTCGCCGTCGAGCCGATGATCACCCTCGGCACGCACGACTCGGTCGTCGCGGACGACGACTGGACCGTCATCACGGCCGACCGTTCGTGGGCGGCCCACTACGAGCACACCTTCGCCCTGACCGACACCGGCGTGTGGGTGCTGACCGCGGAGGACGGCGGCCGTGAGCGCCTCGTGGCCCTCGGCGTCCCCTGCGGGGCCGAGGACTGA
- the rplF gene encoding 50S ribosomal protein L6 translates to MSRIGKLPVPVPAGVDVQVDGPVVTVKGPKGTLSHTVVAPITVEKGEGVLDVKRPDDERLSKAYHGLSRTLINNMVVGVTEGYEKKLEIVGVGYRVLSKGPTQLEFQLGYSHPIIFDAPEGITFTVDGPTKLGVVGIDKQLVGEVAANIRKLRKPEPYKGKGVRYAGEHVRRKVGKAGK, encoded by the coding sequence ATGTCGCGCATCGGCAAGCTCCCCGTCCCGGTCCCCGCGGGCGTCGACGTCCAGGTGGACGGCCCCGTCGTCACGGTGAAGGGCCCCAAGGGCACCCTGAGCCACACCGTGGTCGCTCCGATCACGGTCGAGAAGGGCGAGGGCGTCCTGGACGTCAAGCGTCCCGACGACGAGCGGCTCTCGAAGGCCTACCACGGCCTGAGCCGCACCCTGATCAACAACATGGTCGTCGGTGTCACCGAGGGCTACGAGAAGAAGCTCGAGATCGTGGGCGTGGGTTACCGCGTCCTGTCGAAGGGCCCGACCCAGCTGGAGTTCCAGCTCGGTTACTCGCACCCGATCATCTTCGACGCTCCCGAGGGCATCACCTTCACGGTGGACGGCCCGACGAAGCTGGGCGTCGTCGGCATCGACAAGCAGCTGGTCGGCGAGGTCGCCGCCAACATTCGCAAGCTCCGCAAGCCCGAGCCGTACAAGGGCAAGGGCGTCCGGTACGCCGGCGAGCACGTCCGCCGCAAGGTCGGAAAGGCTGGTAAGTGA
- the rplR gene encoding 50S ribosomal protein L18: MAITLKHKRNLSARASSKLRRQIRGRKKISGTAERPRLVVTRSTKHITAQVVDDLVGKTLVSASTLEGDLRAFDGDKTAKAKKVGELVAARAKEQGVESVVFDRAGNKYHGRIAALADGAREGGLTF, from the coding sequence ATGGCGATCACCCTCAAGCACAAGCGGAACCTCTCGGCTCGCGCCAGCTCCAAGCTGCGCCGCCAGATCCGCGGTCGCAAGAAGATCTCCGGCACCGCCGAGCGTCCGCGCCTGGTGGTCACCCGGTCGACCAAGCACATCACCGCCCAGGTCGTCGACGACCTGGTCGGCAAGACCCTGGTGTCGGCCTCGACCCTCGAGGGCGACCTGCGCGCCTTCGACGGCGACAAGACCGCCAAGGCCAAGAAGGTCGGCGAGCTCGTCGCCGCCCGTGCCAAGGAGCAGGGCGTGGAGTCGGTCGTCTTCGACCGCGCCGGCAACAAGTATCACGGTCGCATCGCGGCCCTGGCAGATGGCGCCCGCGAGGGCGGCCTGACCTTCTGA
- the rpsE gene encoding 30S ribosomal protein S5, whose amino-acid sequence MSGPQRGQRSGGDRGGRGGRDGGRGGAEKSQYVERVVAINRVAKVVKGGRRFSFTALVVVGDGDGLVGVGYGKAKEVPAAIAKGVEEAKKNFFRVPRVQGTIPHPVQGEKAAGVVFLRPAAPGTGVIAGGPVRAVLECAGIHDVLSKSLGSSNQINIVHATVAALQLLEQPESVAARRGLPVEHVAPAALLKAKAEGEAAAAAAKSAAPEAVNV is encoded by the coding sequence ATGAGCGGACCCCAGCGCGGACAGCGTTCGGGCGGCGACCGTGGTGGCCGTGGCGGCCGCGACGGCGGCCGTGGCGGCGCCGAGAAGAGCCAGTACGTCGAGCGCGTCGTTGCCATCAACCGTGTCGCCAAGGTCGTGAAGGGCGGTCGTCGCTTCAGCTTCACCGCCCTCGTGGTCGTCGGTGACGGCGACGGCCTGGTCGGCGTCGGCTACGGCAAGGCCAAGGAAGTTCCCGCGGCGATCGCCAAGGGTGTCGAGGAGGCGAAGAAGAACTTCTTCCGCGTTCCCCGCGTCCAGGGCACGATCCCGCACCCGGTCCAGGGTGAGAAGGCTGCCGGCGTGGTGTTCCTGCGCCCTGCCGCCCCCGGTACCGGTGTCATCGCCGGTGGTCCGGTGCGCGCCGTCCTGGAGTGCGCCGGCATCCACGACGTCCTCAGCAAGTCGCTGGGCTCGTCGAACCAGATCAACATCGTGCACGCGACCGTCGCGGCGCTCCAGCTCCTGGAGCAGCCGGAGTCGGTGGCCGCGCGTCGTGGTCTGCCGGTCGAGCACGTCGCTCCTGCGGCGCTGCTGAAGGCCAAGGCCGAGGGCGAGGCCGCTGCGGCCGCCGCCAAGTCGGCTGCGCCCGAGGCGGTGAACGTCTGA
- the rplO gene encoding 50S ribosomal protein L15, whose product MTLKLHHLRPAEGAKTAKTRVGRGEGSKGKTAGRGTKGTKARYQVPVAFEGGQMPLHMRLPKLKGFKNPFKVTFQVVNLDRISSLFPEGGDVTPETLVAKGAVRKGEPVKVLGQGDLTVKVSVSANAFSASAKEKIEGAGGTVTVL is encoded by the coding sequence ATGACTCTCAAGCTGCACCACCTGCGTCCCGCTGAGGGCGCGAAGACCGCCAAGACCCGCGTGGGTCGTGGTGAGGGCTCCAAGGGCAAGACCGCCGGTCGTGGTACGAAGGGCACCAAGGCCCGCTACCAGGTCCCGGTCGCGTTCGAGGGTGGCCAGATGCCGCTGCACATGCGGCTGCCGAAGCTCAAGGGCTTCAAGAACCCCTTCAAGGTGACCTTCCAGGTCGTCAACCTCGACCGGATCAGCTCGCTGTTCCCCGAGGGTGGCGACGTCACCCCGGAGACGCTGGTCGCCAAGGGCGCCGTCCGCAAGGGCGAGCCGGTCAAGGTGCTCGGCCAGGGTGACCTCACGGTCAAGGTCTCGGTGAGCGCGAACGCGTTCTCGGCCTCGGCCAAGGAGAAGATCGAGGGCGCCGGCGGGACCGTCACGGTCCTGTGA
- the rpmD gene encoding 50S ribosomal protein L30, with protein sequence MAQLKVQQTKSKIGAKANQRETLRTLGLKRIGDVVIKEDRPEIRGMVHTVRHMVTVEVVGGE encoded by the coding sequence ATGGCCCAGCTCAAGGTCCAGCAGACCAAGTCGAAGATCGGCGCCAAGGCCAACCAGCGCGAGACCCTGCGCACGCTCGGCCTCAAGCGGATCGGCGACGTCGTCATCAAGGAGGACCGTCCCGAGATCCGGGGCATGGTCCACACCGTCCGTCACATGGTGACGGTCGAGGTCGTCGGAGGCGAGTGA
- the secY gene encoding preprotein translocase subunit SecY — translation MLSAFVNAFRTPDLRRKLLFVLMIIVIFRAGSQIPAPGVHVSNVEKCIDIAKEGENAGLYSLVNLFSGGALLQLTIFALGIMPYITASIILQLLVVVIPRLEALKKEGQAGQTKITQYTRYLTLGLAVLQATGIVALARTGNLLQGCEEPLLHSDNTKTFLVMVVTMTAGTAVIMWLGELITERGVGNGMSILIFTQVVATFPISLWQVKITQGWWTFGVVIAIGMALIAAVIFIEQAQRRIPVQYARRMVGRKMFGGSSTYIPLKVNQAGIIPVIFASSLLYLPAMAVQFNQQNPNKVIRWVNEYLVDQSHPIHMAAYFLLIIFFTYFYVSITFNPQEVADNMKKYGGFIPGIRAGKPTQDYLSYVLSRITLPGSLYLGLISLVPLIAFVLIDANQNFPFGGTSILIMVGVALDTVKQIESQLQQRNYEGFLR, via the coding sequence GTGCTCAGCGCGTTCGTGAACGCCTTCCGGACCCCGGACCTGCGGCGCAAGCTGCTGTTCGTCCTGATGATCATCGTGATCTTCCGGGCCGGTTCGCAGATCCCCGCTCCTGGCGTGCACGTCTCCAACGTGGAGAAGTGCATCGACATCGCCAAGGAGGGCGAGAACGCCGGGCTCTACAGCCTGGTCAACCTCTTCTCCGGTGGTGCCCTGCTCCAGCTGACGATCTTCGCGCTCGGCATCATGCCGTACATCACCGCGAGCATCATCCTGCAGCTGCTCGTCGTCGTGATCCCGCGCCTCGAGGCCCTCAAGAAGGAGGGCCAGGCCGGTCAGACGAAGATCACGCAGTACACCCGCTACCTCACGCTCGGCCTCGCCGTGCTGCAGGCGACCGGCATCGTCGCGCTCGCCCGCACCGGCAACCTGCTGCAGGGCTGTGAGGAGCCGCTGCTGCACAGCGACAACACCAAGACCTTCCTGGTCATGGTCGTCACCATGACCGCCGGCACCGCCGTGATCATGTGGCTCGGCGAGCTCATCACCGAGCGCGGCGTCGGCAACGGCATGTCCATCCTGATCTTCACCCAGGTGGTCGCGACCTTCCCGATCTCCCTGTGGCAGGTCAAGATCACCCAGGGCTGGTGGACCTTCGGCGTCGTCATCGCCATCGGCATGGCCCTCATCGCCGCGGTCATCTTCATCGAGCAGGCCCAGCGCCGCATCCCGGTGCAGTACGCCCGCCGGATGGTCGGCCGCAAGATGTTCGGCGGCAGCTCGACCTACATCCCGCTCAAGGTCAACCAGGCCGGCATCATCCCGGTCATCTTCGCCTCGTCGCTGCTCTACCTGCCGGCCATGGCGGTCCAGTTCAACCAGCAGAACCCGAACAAGGTCATCCGGTGGGTCAACGAGTACCTCGTCGACCAGAGCCACCCGATCCACATGGCGGCGTACTTCCTGCTGATCATCTTCTTCACCTACTTCTACGTTTCGATCACCTTCAACCCGCAAGAGGTGGCCGACAACATGAAGAAGTACGGCGGCTTCATCCCCGGGATCCGGGCGGGCAAGCCGACCCAGGACTACCTGTCCTACGTCCTGTCCCGCATCACGCTGCCGGGCTCGCTCTACCTGGGTCTGATCTCGCTCGTTCCGCTGATCGCGTTCGTGCTGATCGATGCCAACCAGAACTTCCCGTTCGGCGGTACGTCCATCCTGATCATGGTTGGTGTCGCACTCGACACGGTGAAGCAGATCGAGAGCCAGCTGCAGCAGCGCAACTACGAAGGATTCCTGCGTTGA
- a CDS encoding adenylate kinase, which yields MRLLIMGPPGAGKGTQATAVADHFSIPAISTGDIFRANVSGGTPLGVEAKKYMDAGEYVPDEVTNNMVRSRIAEPDAESGFLLDGYPRTLAQVTELDGMIEETGHKLDAVLVLTVDQEAVVGRLLKRAEIEGRADDTEDVIRRRLEVYAAETEPLISVYAERGLVVSVDGMGEIDDVQKRIFAALDDVPQS from the coding sequence TTGAGGCTTCTGATCATGGGCCCCCCGGGTGCCGGCAAGGGCACCCAGGCCACCGCGGTCGCCGACCACTTCTCGATCCCGGCGATCTCGACCGGCGACATCTTCCGCGCCAACGTCAGCGGCGGCACGCCGCTGGGCGTCGAGGCGAAGAAGTACATGGACGCCGGTGAGTACGTCCCTGACGAGGTCACCAACAACATGGTGCGCAGCCGCATCGCCGAGCCGGACGCCGAGAGCGGCTTCCTGCTCGACGGCTACCCGCGCACGCTCGCCCAGGTCACCGAGCTCGACGGCATGATCGAGGAGACCGGTCACAAGCTCGACGCGGTGCTCGTGCTCACCGTGGACCAGGAGGCCGTCGTCGGCCGCCTGCTCAAGCGCGCCGAGATCGAGGGTCGTGCCGACGACACCGAGGACGTCATCCGCCGTCGCCTCGAGGTGTACGCCGCGGAGACCGAGCCGCTGATCTCGGTCTACGCCGAGCGCGGTCTGGTCGTCTCCGTCGACGGCATGGGCGAGATCGACGACGTCCAGAAGCGGATCTTCGCCGCGCTGGACGACGTGCCGCAGAGCTGA